One Luteimonas sp. MC1825 DNA segment encodes these proteins:
- a CDS encoding ankyrin repeat domain-containing protein produces MSDTPRTQSPQAPSPWKAPRGMRVLLALSLMLASTAGCARQGTDVNPGKSFANPGNAQFADAVLRDDEALARQLLAAGANPDAVDDKGQPLLQWAMKRGDRGAVRLLLALGADPARGDRDGRTALHLAAMGKTPGWLETLLEHGMSPDTPNTVTGATPLFDALRAGSEDNIRVLLGAGARLDVADRTGTTPLHQAALVKDSRAVLRFLEGGADPRATDRTGATFQDYLYGGDPKLLDVATRRDLEKIDAWLGAKGVAVKPRG; encoded by the coding sequence ATGTCCGACACGCCCCGTACGCAATCACCGCAGGCGCCTTCCCCGTGGAAGGCGCCGCGCGGCATGCGCGTGCTGCTGGCGTTGTCGCTGATGCTCGCCTCCACCGCCGGCTGTGCCCGGCAAGGGACAGACGTGAACCCAGGCAAGTCCTTCGCCAACCCCGGCAACGCGCAGTTCGCCGACGCCGTGCTGCGCGACGACGAAGCGCTTGCGCGCCAGCTGCTGGCCGCCGGCGCCAACCCCGACGCGGTCGACGACAAGGGCCAGCCGCTGCTGCAGTGGGCGATGAAGCGCGGCGACCGCGGCGCCGTGCGCCTGCTGCTCGCGCTCGGCGCCGACCCCGCGCGCGGCGACCGGGACGGGCGCACCGCGCTGCACCTGGCGGCGATGGGCAAGACCCCGGGCTGGCTGGAAACGCTGCTGGAGCACGGCATGTCGCCTGACACGCCCAATACCGTCACCGGTGCCACGCCGCTGTTCGACGCCCTGCGGGCCGGCAGCGAGGACAACATCCGGGTGCTGCTGGGCGCCGGCGCGCGCCTGGACGTGGCCGACCGCACTGGCACCACGCCGCTGCACCAGGCGGCGCTGGTCAAGGATTCCCGCGCGGTGCTGCGCTTCCTCGAGGGCGGTGCCGATCCGCGCGCCACCGACCGCACCGGCGCGACCTTCCAGGACTACCTCTACGGCGGCGACCCGAAGCTGCTCGACGTCGCCACCCGCCGCGACCTGGAAAAGATCGACGCGTGGCTCGGCGCCAAGGGCGTCGCGGTCAAACCGCGCGGCTGA
- a CDS encoding YceI family protein: MRRALARAWIATVAACLLAAPSHAGRIDRLASEIGFTLTTRWGQTLRGRFPEYSGELRDLPDGRRQVRLWLSAADVRIVGNARYTRLTRGSGFFDAAQYPRVTFVSEPYDEALLHDGGPLVGTLVIRDVQRRETFTVLPAECPRPGRDCDVVATGVIDRADYGMDRWNVALAPEVRFQLRIRIRGGDA, translated from the coding sequence GTGAGGCGTGCCCTTGCACGCGCTTGGATCGCCACCGTCGCCGCATGCCTGCTGGCGGCGCCTTCGCATGCCGGGCGGATCGACCGGTTGGCGTCGGAGATCGGCTTCACCCTGACCACGCGTTGGGGCCAGACCCTGCGTGGCCGTTTCCCCGAATATAGCGGCGAACTCCGGGACCTCCCGGACGGGCGTCGCCAGGTGCGGCTGTGGCTGTCGGCGGCCGATGTGCGCATCGTCGGCAATGCCCGCTACACGCGCCTGACGCGCGGCAGCGGATTCTTCGATGCCGCGCAATATCCGCGCGTGACCTTCGTGTCCGAACCCTATGACGAGGCCCTGCTGCATGACGGCGGCCCGTTGGTGGGCACCCTCGTGATCCGTGACGTGCAGCGCCGTGAAACGTTCACCGTGCTCCCGGCGGAGTGCCCGCGGCCCGGGCGTGACTGCGACGTGGTCGCCACCGGGGTCATCGACCGTGCCGACTATGGAATGGACCGCTGGAACGTCGCGCTCGCGCCGGAAGTGCGGTTCCAGTTGCGCATCCGCATCCGGGGTGGCGACGCGTGA
- a CDS encoding ParA family protein, which yields MKTVLVASSKGGVGKTTIATHLAAHAALSGQRTVIIDADPQRSSTRWAERRVGLDSAVLPIAGASRQRAAWNSLPADTQRVVIDAPAGAMAGDLENWLEHADSVVVPVLPSALDLDATVPFLDSLAQHPRIRRGQLRVGLVANKLKPWTNASQAMLDLLGQWPYPVVASLRDSQAYVMLVGLGKSLFDYHSAQVRDHQEDWDPLLKWVRKA from the coding sequence ATGAAGACGGTGCTGGTGGCGAGCTCGAAAGGCGGCGTGGGCAAGACCACGATCGCGACCCATCTCGCCGCGCACGCGGCCCTGTCCGGGCAGCGGACCGTGATCATCGATGCCGACCCGCAGCGCTCGTCGACGCGCTGGGCGGAGCGTCGCGTCGGACTCGACAGCGCCGTGCTGCCGATCGCCGGCGCCAGCCGCCAGCGCGCGGCCTGGAACTCCCTGCCCGCCGACACCCAGCGCGTGGTGATCGATGCCCCGGCCGGCGCCATGGCCGGCGACCTCGAGAACTGGCTCGAGCACGCCGACTCGGTGGTGGTGCCGGTGCTGCCCTCGGCGCTCGACCTGGACGCCACGGTGCCGTTCCTGGATTCGCTGGCCCAGCACCCGCGCATCCGCCGCGGCCAGTTGCGCGTGGGCCTGGTGGCCAACAAGCTGAAGCCGTGGACCAACGCCTCGCAGGCCATGCTCGACCTGCTCGGGCAGTGGCCGTATCCGGTGGTCGCCAGCCTGCGCGACAGCCAGGCCTACGTGATGCTGGTCGGCCTGGGCAAGAGCCTGTTCGACTACCACTCCGCCCAGGTGCGTGACCACCAGGAGGATTGGGATCCGTTGCTGAAATGGGTGCGCAAGGCCTGA
- a CDS encoding AAA family ATPase yields the protein MSDLKDLAALIRADTPLIVIETPDEPRVVELFRQSLLHVWRALYRWTITEGLRRLDLDGEDAAQDAPDATSTLRAIHAADQRGVYLLLDFHPYLGYAGTQRQVRDILQRRGCLPHVLVLVGHKVELPADLEPLAVRFTPRLPDANALLKLVREEALAYQAGHGGRRVEADAAVVTQIVRNLRGLSLTDARRIARQLIFNDGVICGDDLPQLARLKFELLNRSGHLHYEHDTAGFADVAGARALKRWVGQRRQVFVSGDAPPGLDPPKGVLLLGVQGCGKSLLAKSIAGGLGVPLVRLDFGTLYDKYHGETEKNLRAALSSTEQLAPCVLWIDEIEKGLASSAAGDDGGVSRRVLGYLLTWMAERRSHVFLVATANQVHELPAELLRKGRFDEIFFIDLPDAGTRRELFALHLGKRALAVDGFDLAALAEAADGFSGAEIEQAIVSGLYAAHAAGTALNDFMLRAELKRTRPLSVVMREQVDALRAWALGRTVPAD from the coding sequence ATGAGCGACCTGAAGGACCTGGCGGCGCTGATCCGCGCCGACACCCCGTTGATCGTGATCGAGACACCGGACGAACCGCGCGTGGTGGAGCTGTTCCGGCAGTCGCTGCTGCATGTCTGGCGCGCGCTGTACCGCTGGACGATCACCGAAGGCCTGCGCCGCCTGGACCTCGACGGCGAGGACGCGGCGCAAGACGCCCCCGACGCCACCAGCACCCTGCGCGCCATCCACGCCGCCGACCAGCGCGGCGTGTACCTGCTGCTCGATTTCCACCCCTACCTGGGCTACGCCGGCACCCAGCGCCAGGTCCGCGACATCCTGCAGCGGCGCGGCTGCCTGCCGCACGTGCTGGTGCTGGTGGGCCACAAGGTCGAGCTGCCGGCCGACCTCGAGCCGCTCGCGGTGCGCTTCACCCCGCGCCTGCCCGACGCCAACGCCCTGCTCAAGCTGGTCCGCGAGGAAGCCCTGGCCTACCAGGCCGGTCACGGCGGGCGCCGGGTCGAGGCCGATGCCGCGGTGGTCACGCAGATCGTCCGCAACCTGCGTGGCCTGAGCCTCACCGACGCGCGGCGCATCGCGCGCCAGCTGATCTTCAACGACGGCGTGATCTGCGGCGACGACCTGCCGCAGCTGGCGCGGCTGAAGTTCGAGCTGCTCAACCGCAGCGGCCACCTGCACTATGAACACGACACCGCGGGCTTTGCCGACGTCGCCGGCGCGCGCGCGCTGAAGCGGTGGGTCGGCCAGCGCCGGCAGGTGTTCGTGTCCGGCGATGCACCGCCCGGCCTGGACCCGCCAAAGGGCGTGCTGCTGCTCGGCGTGCAGGGCTGCGGCAAGTCGCTGCTGGCCAAATCCATCGCCGGCGGTCTGGGCGTGCCGCTGGTGCGGCTGGATTTCGGCACGCTGTACGACAAGTACCACGGCGAGACCGAGAAGAACCTGCGCGCCGCGCTCTCTTCCACCGAGCAGCTCGCGCCCTGCGTGCTGTGGATCGACGAGATCGAGAAGGGCCTGGCGTCTTCGGCGGCCGGTGATGACGGCGGCGTGTCGCGGCGCGTGCTGGGCTACCTGCTGACGTGGATGGCCGAGCGCCGCTCGCATGTGTTCCTGGTGGCCACCGCCAACCAGGTGCACGAGCTCCCGGCCGAGCTGCTGCGCAAGGGGCGCTTCGACGAGATCTTCTTCATCGACCTGCCCGATGCCGGGACGCGGCGCGAGCTGTTCGCCCTGCATCTCGGCAAGCGGGCGCTGGCGGTCGACGGCTTCGACCTGGCGGCGCTGGCCGAGGCCGCCGACGGGTTCTCCGGTGCGGAGATCGAGCAGGCGATCGTCTCCGGCCTGTATGCCGCGCACGCGGCCGGCACCGCCCTCAACGACTTCATGTTGCGCGCCGAGCTCAAGCGCACCCGCCCTCTGTCGGTGGTGATGCGCGAACAGGTCGACGCCCTGCGCGCCTGGGCGCTGGGCCGCACGGTGCCCGCGGACTGA
- a CDS encoding Mbeg1-like protein, which yields MSLDVASQQSFLQPLRFDDRLAAGLWAPPQLQKVADSYPRGDGSFAADASGTTPQPETDLQLAMMANDVYAADNPQTEAALAEAGWTRLEPSADGTSLVDAQGNEIPIDPALLSTAEGFDAAIYQNAQGEYVVAYRGTDDWSLAPSGDADDNGLQGLGFETGQYKDAVALGEAALRAFGEGNVVFTGHSLGGGLASAAALATGTTGVTFNAAGLSDQTLESLGFNPNAVRQEAADSGQLRRYIVNGDPLNGAQQDLPILPILGMSPPNAVGHELRIDPPAGMGGPGDLVALHGGGGDNASYVDALQQNTAYAPASRPSLSEQAGGLVNKGLDGLGDLANRFFTATGDPAIGWAADTLLDAGGDLLDTTIGVGGNILRDGVERVGEYSLNQLGSVIRQGENVVGDLWSNGSEMIDGFTDAGNGAFADGKLVEGSLEVVGDVLDFAVDSVGDLADGALGLVGDTTQNLANAGGGLLRDIGDATGLDAPLDAVAGFVEGAGKVVSDVADTVGGAVDTVTDVLGDGVEVVADVVGDFGQAVTDGAQWVSDKLNPLKWF from the coding sequence ATGAGCCTCGACGTCGCCAGCCAGCAGTCCTTCCTCCAGCCCTTGCGCTTCGACGATCGGCTTGCCGCCGGCCTGTGGGCGCCGCCGCAGCTGCAGAAGGTCGCCGACAGCTATCCCAGGGGCGACGGCAGCTTCGCCGCCGACGCCAGCGGCACCACGCCGCAGCCGGAGACCGACCTGCAGCTGGCGATGATGGCCAACGACGTCTACGCGGCCGACAACCCGCAGACCGAAGCGGCGCTCGCCGAAGCCGGCTGGACGCGGCTCGAGCCGAGCGCCGACGGCACGTCGCTGGTCGACGCGCAGGGCAACGAGATCCCGATCGACCCGGCGTTGCTCAGCACCGCAGAGGGCTTCGACGCCGCGATCTACCAGAACGCGCAGGGCGAGTACGTGGTCGCCTACCGCGGCACCGATGACTGGAGCCTCGCGCCGTCCGGCGATGCCGACGACAACGGCCTGCAGGGCCTCGGCTTCGAGACCGGCCAGTACAAGGACGCCGTGGCCCTGGGCGAGGCCGCGCTGCGCGCCTTCGGCGAAGGCAACGTGGTGTTCACCGGGCACTCGCTCGGCGGCGGCCTGGCCAGTGCCGCGGCGCTGGCCACGGGCACCACCGGCGTCACCTTCAACGCGGCGGGCCTGAGCGACCAGACCCTCGAGTCGCTGGGCTTCAACCCCAACGCGGTGCGCCAGGAGGCCGCCGACAGCGGCCAGCTGCGCCGCTACATCGTCAACGGCGATCCACTGAACGGCGCGCAGCAGGACCTGCCCATCCTCCCGATCCTCGGCATGTCGCCGCCCAACGCGGTCGGCCACGAGCTGCGCATCGACCCGCCGGCCGGCATGGGCGGGCCGGGCGATCTTGTCGCGCTGCATGGCGGCGGCGGGGACAACGCGTCCTATGTCGACGCCCTGCAGCAGAACACCGCCTACGCCCCCGCCAGCCGGCCGAGCCTGTCCGAACAGGCCGGCGGACTGGTCAACAAGGGCCTGGACGGCCTCGGCGACCTCGCCAACCGCTTTTTCACCGCGACCGGCGACCCGGCGATCGGCTGGGCCGCCGACACACTGCTCGATGCCGGCGGCGACCTCCTCGACACCACCATCGGCGTGGGCGGCAACATCCTCCGCGACGGCGTGGAGCGTGTTGGCGAGTACAGCCTCAACCAGCTTGGCAGCGTGATCCGCCAGGGCGAGAACGTGGTCGGCGACCTGTGGAGCAACGGCTCCGAGATGATCGATGGCTTCACTGATGCCGGCAACGGCGCGTTCGCCGATGGCAAGCTGGTCGAAGGCAGCCTGGAAGTGGTCGGTGACGTGCTCGACTTCGCCGTCGACAGCGTCGGCGACCTGGCCGACGGTGCACTGGGCCTGGTCGGCGACACCACCCAGAACCTCGCCAACGCCGGCGGCGGCCTGCTGCGCGACATCGGCGACGCCACCGGCCTCGACGCGCCGCTCGATGCCGTGGCCGGCTTCGTCGAAGGCGCCGGCAAGGTGGTGAGCGATGTCGCCGACACGGTCGGCGGCGCGGTCGACACCGTGACCGACGTGCTTGGCGACGGCGTCGAGGTCGTGGCCGACGTGGTCGGCGACTTCGGCCAGGCCGTCACCGACGGCGCGCAGTGGGTGAGCGACAAGCTCAACCCGCTGAAGTGGTTCTGA
- a CDS encoding phospholipase D family protein, whose protein sequence is MKRWLRVLALAGALMAGGCATLSQDERVAATRIANEAQPVVVDCVADDACATASALRELGTRAVAASTPDAPRHHALILDYGQDALLARLSLIRSAQRTLDVQTYIFDEDDAGHLFLDEMLAAARRGVRVRVLVDQLSALRRVETLAALAGAHANFEMRLYNPVLGRARISYPQYVLAAACCWRRLNQRMHGKLLLVDGVVGITGGRNYQDSYYDWDPVYNFRDRDLFLAGPVVGDMAANFEQYWVARLTRRLPELADVGRALLRDGVPGLPHAPFELPERVQRISRDADDQALVDELAAYALPVAGVGFIADPPQKHRRSYEGVAPSTRGLRELIDGATAEVLLQTPYLVLSPAAQAQFRELYARDPRPRVVVSTNSLAATDAFITYALAYKYKRRFLREFGFEIHEYKPFPQDAPIDVEATGTVDIAWDQGGNAVIGGQRGRAAGVDGSQGGGRERATRPLAREYSALRWSGFSAHEPVPLERGGVRFGLHAKSLVIDERIGVIGTHNFDPRGDTYNTESAVVIEDPAFARALAASIRRDMLPANAWTIAPRDKPPVFSGLDYSLGKLSEALPVFDLWPTRYATSYEFQPGPACPEPLPPSDPRFRDCYTPVGDFPGVQMGLKTLMTRIFTAFGAGLAPIL, encoded by the coding sequence GTGAAGCGGTGGCTGCGCGTGCTGGCCCTGGCGGGGGCGCTGATGGCGGGCGGCTGCGCGACCCTGTCGCAGGACGAGCGCGTGGCGGCGACGCGGATCGCGAACGAGGCGCAGCCGGTGGTCGTGGACTGCGTGGCCGACGACGCCTGCGCCACCGCGTCCGCGCTGCGCGAGCTGGGCACCCGGGCGGTCGCCGCCAGCACGCCGGATGCGCCGCGCCACCATGCGCTGATCCTGGACTACGGCCAGGACGCGCTGCTCGCACGCCTGAGCCTGATCCGCTCGGCGCAGCGCACCCTGGACGTGCAGACCTACATCTTCGACGAGGACGACGCCGGCCACCTGTTCCTCGACGAGATGCTGGCCGCCGCGCGCCGCGGCGTGCGCGTGCGGGTGCTGGTGGACCAGCTGTCGGCGCTGCGCCGCGTGGAGACGCTGGCCGCGCTGGCCGGCGCGCACGCCAATTTCGAGATGCGCCTCTACAACCCGGTGCTGGGCCGCGCGCGCATCAGCTATCCGCAATACGTGCTGGCCGCGGCCTGCTGCTGGCGGCGGCTCAACCAGCGCATGCACGGCAAGCTGCTGCTGGTGGACGGCGTGGTCGGCATCACCGGCGGCCGCAACTACCAGGACAGCTATTACGACTGGGACCCGGTCTACAACTTCCGCGACCGCGACCTGTTCCTGGCCGGGCCGGTGGTTGGCGACATGGCCGCCAACTTCGAGCAGTACTGGGTGGCGCGGCTCACGCGCAGACTGCCGGAGCTCGCCGATGTTGGCCGCGCGCTGTTGCGCGACGGCGTGCCAGGGCTGCCGCACGCGCCATTCGAGCTGCCCGAACGCGTGCAGCGCATCTCGCGCGATGCCGATGACCAGGCGCTGGTCGACGAGCTCGCCGCGTATGCGCTGCCGGTGGCCGGGGTGGGCTTCATCGCCGACCCGCCGCAGAAGCACCGGCGCAGCTACGAAGGCGTGGCGCCCTCGACCCGCGGCCTGCGCGAGCTGATCGACGGGGCCACCGCGGAGGTGCTGCTGCAGACGCCCTACCTGGTGCTGTCGCCCGCCGCCCAGGCGCAGTTCCGCGAGCTGTACGCGCGCGACCCGCGGCCGCGGGTGGTGGTGTCGACCAACAGCCTGGCGGCGACCGACGCCTTCATCACCTACGCGCTCGCCTACAAGTACAAGCGCCGCTTCCTGCGCGAATTCGGTTTCGAGATCCACGAGTACAAGCCGTTCCCGCAGGATGCGCCGATCGACGTCGAGGCCACCGGCACGGTCGACATCGCGTGGGACCAGGGCGGCAACGCGGTGATCGGCGGCCAGCGCGGCCGCGCGGCCGGGGTCGACGGCAGCCAGGGCGGCGGTCGCGAGCGCGCGACCCGCCCGCTGGCGCGTGAATACTCGGCGCTGCGCTGGTCGGGCTTCTCGGCGCATGAGCCGGTGCCGCTGGAGCGCGGCGGCGTGCGCTTCGGCCTGCACGCGAAATCGCTGGTGATCGACGAACGCATCGGCGTGATCGGCACGCACAACTTCGACCCGCGCGGCGATACCTACAACACCGAGAGCGCGGTGGTGATCGAGGATCCGGCCTTCGCGCGCGCGCTGGCGGCCAGCATCCGCCGCGACATGCTGCCGGCCAACGCCTGGACCATCGCGCCGCGCGACAAGCCGCCGGTGTTCTCCGGCCTGGACTATTCGCTGGGCAAGCTGTCCGAAGCGCTCCCGGTGTTCGACCTGTGGCCGACCCGCTACGCCACCAGCTACGAGTTCCAGCCCGGCCCGGCCTGCCCGGAGCCGCTGCCGCCATCCGATCCGCGGTTCCGTGACTGCTACACCCCGGTGGGGGATTTCCCGGGGGTGCAGATGGGCCTGAAGACGCTGATGACGCGGATCTTCACCGCCTTCGGCGCGGGGCTCGCCCCCATCCTCTGA
- a CDS encoding YkvA family protein, with the protein MSISLTIELNDRDLAHFTKAMDAARAAAAHMAPEAVVAAAASLLGEAQGVHIPDFVRQRLLRLDDMIAMVRDEGWALGDEDRQRVLSVLVYFADPKDVIPDHIEVLGFLDDAIMIELSVRELQHELDAYDDFCDFREHQAHKRGIEPAAVGRADWLDSRREELMERMHARRERDFGVGYGASSGYRSQSSYVRTWRPSLFKLR; encoded by the coding sequence ATGTCCATTTCGCTGACCATCGAGCTCAACGACCGCGATCTCGCCCACTTCACCAAGGCCATGGATGCCGCCCGCGCCGCCGCCGCGCACATGGCCCCCGAGGCCGTCGTGGCGGCCGCCGCCTCGCTGCTTGGCGAGGCCCAGGGGGTGCACATACCGGACTTCGTCCGCCAGCGCCTGTTGCGGCTGGACGACATGATCGCCATGGTGCGCGACGAGGGCTGGGCGCTCGGCGACGAGGACCGCCAGCGGGTGCTGTCGGTGCTGGTGTACTTCGCCGACCCGAAGGACGTGATCCCCGACCATATCGAAGTGCTGGGCTTCCTCGACGACGCGATCATGATCGAGCTCAGCGTCCGCGAACTGCAGCACGAGCTCGACGCGTACGACGATTTCTGCGACTTCCGCGAGCACCAGGCGCACAAGCGCGGCATCGAGCCGGCGGCCGTGGGCCGCGCCGACTGGCTCGACAGCCGCCGCGAGGAGCTCATGGAGCGCATGCACGCGCGCCGCGAACGCGATTTCGGCGTCGGCTATGGCGCCAGCAGCGGCTACCGCAGCCAGAGCAGCTACGTGCGCACCTGGCGTCCCAGCCTGTTCAAGCTGCGATGA
- a CDS encoding tetratricopeptide repeat protein has product MKRTIGHRSVALLLALLPFAISAQALPKPKEFYFEEDPQATRPLVLVPGDDDATVQKLLDARSRSRRDVDVDLATAQLAHLSYAAGRVETGAALYAEALASPVGIRIRPAVHWNHGWDLYRTGNAAAALEQWRLAGMERMKGPSWLPPTVAMALWSLDRREEAVRWYAAAVRTEPALWQAPDLARLLPDWRDEERALLAEVAAAWRAAPPAWP; this is encoded by the coding sequence ATGAAACGCACCATCGGGCACCGTTCGGTCGCCCTCCTGCTCGCGCTGCTGCCCTTCGCCATTTCCGCGCAGGCGCTGCCCAAGCCGAAGGAATTCTATTTCGAGGAAGACCCGCAGGCGACGCGCCCGCTGGTGCTGGTACCCGGTGACGACGACGCCACGGTGCAGAAGCTGCTCGACGCGCGCAGCCGCAGCCGTCGCGACGTCGACGTCGATCTCGCCACCGCGCAGCTCGCCCACCTGTCGTATGCCGCCGGCCGCGTCGAGACCGGTGCCGCGCTTTACGCCGAGGCGCTGGCGTCGCCGGTCGGCATCCGCATCCGGCCGGCCGTGCACTGGAACCACGGCTGGGACCTGTACCGCACCGGCAATGCCGCCGCGGCGCTGGAGCAGTGGCGCCTGGCTGGCATGGAGCGCATGAAGGGACCGTCCTGGCTGCCACCGACCGTCGCGATGGCGCTGTGGTCGCTGGACCGCCGCGAGGAGGCGGTGCGCTGGTACGCCGCCGCGGTGCGTACCGAGCCCGCGCTGTGGCAGGCGCCCGACCTGGCGCGGCTGCTTCCGGACTGGCGTGACGAAGAGCGCGCGCTGCTGGCCGAGGTCGCCGCGGCCTGGCGCGCGGCGCCGCCCGCCTGGCCCTGA
- the ggt gene encoding gamma-glutamyltransferase encodes MVRLSLVSVLLACLASPATAADRVTGQAFATRSEVYAPHAMAATSHPLATQVALDVMKAGGSAVDAAIAANAALGLMEPTGNGIGGDLFAIVWDPGTRKLHGYNGSGRSPQALTAAEFERRGLTDIPPHGPLPVTVPGTVDGWFALHGRFGRRTMAENLAPAIRYAREGHPVHEVIAYYWDRSVPRLSKWPGFSEQFTVAGAPGEGRRAPRTGETWKNPNLADTLQAIADGGRDAFYKGDIARTIGAYFAANDGFLAYEDLAAHQGAWVEPVSTNYRGYDLWELPPNGQGIAALQILNLLEPYDLKSYGFGSPEHVHLFVEAKKLAFADRARWYADPAFHPAPVAKLISKDYARERGKLMSMERALREVQPATPAELDEGDTIYLTVADADGMMVSLIQSNYRGMGSGMAPPGLGFILQDRGEQFVLGDAAHPNAYAPGKRPFNTIIPAFVTRDGKPWLSFGVMGGAMQPQGHAQILINMIDFGMNLQEAGDAPRIQHDGSTEPTGQATVMSDGGEVDLETGFPYATVRALMRKGHSVRFADGPYGGYQAIMVNPHGGWIGASESRKDGQAAGY; translated from the coding sequence ATGGTCCGCCTGTCGCTTGTCTCCGTTCTCCTCGCCTGCCTGGCGTCGCCGGCGACCGCCGCCGACCGCGTCACCGGCCAGGCCTTCGCCACGCGCAGCGAGGTGTACGCGCCGCACGCGATGGCCGCCACCTCGCACCCGCTGGCCACGCAGGTCGCGCTCGACGTGATGAAGGCCGGCGGTTCCGCGGTGGACGCCGCGATCGCCGCCAACGCCGCGCTGGGGCTCATGGAGCCCACCGGCAACGGCATCGGCGGCGACCTGTTCGCGATCGTCTGGGATCCTGGGACGCGCAAGCTGCACGGCTACAACGGCTCCGGACGCTCGCCGCAAGCACTGACCGCGGCCGAGTTCGAGCGCCGCGGCCTGACGGACATCCCGCCGCACGGGCCACTGCCGGTGACCGTGCCGGGCACGGTCGATGGCTGGTTCGCGCTGCATGGCCGCTTCGGCAGGCGCACGATGGCCGAGAACCTCGCGCCTGCGATCCGCTACGCACGCGAGGGCCACCCGGTGCACGAGGTGATCGCGTACTACTGGGACCGCTCGGTGCCGCGCCTGTCGAAGTGGCCGGGCTTCAGCGAACAGTTCACCGTCGCGGGCGCGCCGGGCGAAGGCCGCCGCGCGCCGCGCACCGGCGAGACCTGGAAGAACCCCAATCTCGCCGACACGCTGCAGGCGATCGCCGACGGCGGCCGCGACGCGTTCTACAAGGGCGACATCGCGCGCACCATCGGCGCGTACTTCGCGGCCAACGACGGCTTCCTCGCCTACGAGGACCTGGCCGCGCACCAGGGCGCATGGGTGGAGCCGGTATCCACCAACTACCGCGGCTACGACCTGTGGGAACTGCCGCCCAACGGCCAGGGCATCGCCGCACTGCAGATCCTCAACCTGCTCGAGCCGTATGACCTGAAGTCGTACGGGTTCGGCAGCCCCGAGCACGTGCACCTGTTCGTGGAAGCCAAGAAGCTCGCCTTCGCCGACCGCGCGCGCTGGTATGCCGACCCGGCGTTCCATCCGGCGCCGGTGGCGAAGCTGATTTCCAAGGACTACGCGCGCGAGCGCGGCAAGCTGATGTCGATGGAGCGCGCGCTGCGCGAGGTGCAGCCGGCCACGCCCGCCGAGCTCGACGAGGGCGACACGATTTACCTGACCGTCGCCGATGCCGACGGCATGATGGTGTCGCTGATCCAGTCCAACTACCGCGGCATGGGCAGCGGCATGGCGCCGCCGGGGCTGGGCTTCATCCTGCAGGACCGCGGCGAGCAGTTCGTGCTCGGCGACGCCGCGCATCCCAACGCCTACGCGCCGGGCAAGCGCCCGTTCAACACCATCATCCCGGCGTTCGTGACCAGGGACGGCAAGCCCTGGCTGTCGTTCGGGGTGATGGGCGGCGCGATGCAGCCGCAGGGGCACGCGCAGATCCTGATCAACATGATCGACTTCGGCATGAACCTGCAGGAGGCGGGCGACGCGCCGCGCATCCAGCACGATGGCAGCACCGAGCCGACCGGGCAGGCGACGGTGATGAGCGACGGTGGCGAGGTCGACCTCGAGACCGGCTTCCCGTATGCAACGGTGCGCGCACTGATGCGCAAGGGCCACAGCGTACGCTTCGCCGATGGCCCCTACGGCGGCTACCAGGCGATCATGGTCAATCCGCACGGCGGCTGGATCGGCGCCAGCGAATCGCGCAAGGACGGGCAGGCCGCCGGCTACTGA
- a CDS encoding histidine phosphatase family protein, whose product MREIVLLRHAHAEQSGPGQNDVDRPLSAEGLAEAEAAGCWLRDHGLVPDLVLCSPARRTRETLEAVLGVVGYVDQRLEPAIYDASAGTLATVADRHRDVGRLLVVGHNPGLERLAALLHSGQSGEYRGMPPGAIAVLRLPVDAEVEPGVASLVDFWWP is encoded by the coding sequence GTGAGGGAAATCGTGCTGTTGCGCCACGCCCACGCCGAACAGTCGGGTCCGGGCCAGAACGACGTCGACCGTCCGCTGTCGGCGGAGGGCCTCGCCGAGGCCGAAGCCGCCGGTTGCTGGCTGCGCGACCACGGCCTGGTGCCGGACCTCGTGCTGTGCTCGCCCGCGCGCCGTACGCGCGAGACGCTGGAAGCGGTGCTGGGGGTGGTCGGCTATGTCGACCAGCGCCTGGAGCCGGCGATCTACGACGCCTCCGCGGGCACCCTGGCGACGGTCGCCGACCGCCACCGCGATGTCGGCCGCCTGCTGGTGGTCGGCCACAACCCGGGGCTGGAACGCCTGGCGGCCCTGCTGCACAGCGGCCAGTCCGGCGAATACCGCGGCATGCCGCCGGGTGCGATCGCCGTGCTGCGCCTGCCGGTCGACGCCGAGGTGGAACCCGGCGTGGCCAGCCTCGTCGACTTCTGGTGGCCGTGA